The DNA segment AGCGCATCGACCGCATGACCGATGCCAGCCGCAAGATCATGGCCGGCGATCTCTCACAGCGGCTGCCGGTCGGCGGCTCCGGCGATGAATTCGACCGCATGTCGGCATCGCTGAACGCCATGCTGGAGCGCATCGAGAAACTGAACGAAGGCTTGCGGCAGGTCTCCGACAACATCGCCCATGATTTGAAGACGCCGCTGACACGGCTGCGCAACAAGGCCGCGGGCGCGCTCGACAATGCCGACAGCGAAGGGCGCCGTGTCGCGCTTGAGGGCATTATCGGCGAGTCCGACCAATTGATCCGCACCTTCAATGCGCTGCTGATGATCTCTCGCGTCGAGGCCGGTTCCGTGGCCGCCGAGATGACCGGCATCGACCTTTCCTCCATCGTTGCGGACACGGCCGAGCTTTATGAGCCGGTAGCCGAAGAAGCGGGTCTGGCGCTGACGACCGAGATCGAGCCCGATGTCGAGGTGCAGGGCAATCGCGAGCTGATCGGCCAGGCGATTTTCAATCTGATCGACAACGCCGTCAAATATGCCTCGGGCTGTCCGGGCAAACAGACGGTCGTGTTGAAACTCTCGCGTACGCCGGGTGCCGTAAACCTCGCCGTCGCGGATCATGGTCCGGGCATTCCTGCCCATCAGCGGGCGGATGTGGTCAAACGCTTCTTCCGTCTGGACGAGAGCCGCTCCAAGCCTGGCACCGGCCTTGGTCTTGCTCTGGTGGAAGCGGTGATGGAGCTGCATGGTGGACGGCTCGAACTTTCCGATACCGACCCGGCCAGTGCAAACGCGCGCGGTCTGACGGTAACCATGATCTTCCCCACGCAGGAACAATAGATTAATCCTGCCCTACCGGATTGCTTCATACAGGGTCTCCATATCGGCTTCCGATCCTGGAGATCACGCAGGATTCAAGATGTTACTGCGTGCCTAGCACGTCCGCTCGGACGCGCGGCGCAGTAGGAGGAGAGCTGCATGACGATGACGGAAAGCGATTTTCTGCAGGATGTTCCGCCCGGGCGGCTTCGCCCGCTCAACCAGACGGAGCTGAAAGCGACGCTCGCCGACCTCAAAGATATCGCCACATCGGAACCTGCCATCGCCGCTCTTCTCGGGAGTGACAGCCCGTTGCGCGACTTCATCTTCGCCGCGTTGACGCTCTCGCCCCATCTCCGCGAAATGGCCAATCTCGACCCGGCGCTCCTCGTCGCAGCCATCAGCAAGCCGTTGTCGCCGCAGATCGAGGTCCTGGTAGCCGAGGCTCGCCGCGCCTGGCTGCCGGCGCAAGATGGCGCACCGTCGCCTTCGGAATCCGAGGTCATGAGCCGCCTGCGCATCGCCAAACGCCGCGCCTCATTCCTGATCGCGCTCGCCGATCTCGCCCGCATTTTCGACGGAAGAACGACGACGCGCTGGCTGAGCGCCCTTGCCGAGGCCTCGATTTCGGCAGCGATCGATCATTTGCTCTTATCGTCGCACGAGGTCGGCAAGATCGCGGTTCGCGATCCTTCCACGCCGAGCCGTGGCTCCGGCCTCATCGTGCTCGGCATGGGCAAGCTCGGCGCCGAAGAGCTGAATTATTCCTCCGATATAGACCTCGTTATTTTCTTCGACGAAATGGCGGGTGTCGTTGCCAATCCCGACGATGCGATCGACATTTTCCCGCGGCTGATGCGCCGCCTGGTGCGTATCCTGCAGGAGCGCACTGCCGACGGCTACGTCTTTCGCACCGATCTCCGCCTGCGTCCCGATCCGGGGTCTACGCCGCTTGCCATTCCCGTCGATGCGGCGATGATCTACTACGAGGGCAGGGGACAGAACTGGGAGCGCGCCGCCTTCATCAAGGCGCGTGCCGTCGGCGGCGACATTGCCGCCGGCCAGGCCTTCATCCACGACCTCGTGCCCTTCGTCTTCCGCAAATATCTCGATTACGCGGCGATATCGGACATCCACTCCATCAAGCGGCAGATCCATGCGCACAAGGGTCATGGGGCGATTGCCGTCAAGGGTCACAATGTCAAGCTTGGCCGCGGCGGCATCCGCGAGATCGAGTTCTTCGTGCAGACGCAGCAGTTGATCGCCGGCGGCCGCATGCCGGCACTGCGCTGCCGCGCCACCGAGGAAACATTGGGGGAACTGACCAGGGCGAAATGGATAGATGCGGAAACGCGCGACGAACTGACGGAAGCCTATTGGTTTCTGCGCGATGTCGAGCATCGCATCCAGATGGTGCGCGACGAGCAGACGCATCTGCTTCCCGAAACGGATGTCGAGTTGAAGCGTATCGCCTTCATGATGGGCTTTTCCGATCTGTCCGGCTTTTCCGAGGCGCTGGTTGCCACGCTAAAGACGGTGGAGCGGCGCTATGCCCGTCTATTCGAGCAGGAGACCAAGCTTTCGACCGAAACCGGCAACCTCGTGTTCACCGGTCAGGGCGACGATCCCGATACGCTGAAGACGTTGCGCCGCCTCGGCTTCGAGCGCTCCTCCGATATCTCCCATGTCATCCGGACATGGCACTATGGCCGCTATCGCGCCACGCAATCGGTCGAGGCGCGCGAGCGATTGACTGAATTGACGCCGGAATTGCTGCGCGTGTTCGGTGAGAGCAAGCGGGCAGATGAGGCGCTGCTGCGTTTCGACAGTTTCATCTCCGGCCTGCCGGCAGGCATCCAGCTTTTCTCGCTGCTCAGCACAAATCCGGCGCTGCTTTCGCTCATCGTCAATATCATGTCGTCGGCGCCGCGGCTTGCCGAAATCATCGCCGCCAAGCCGCATGTCTTCGATGGCATGTTGGACCCCGGCCTGATGGCGGAGCTGCCGACGCGCGACTATCTGGCCGAGCGGATCAAAAGCTTTCTGGCGCCTGCGGTACACTACGAGGAGGTGCTGGACCGGCTGCGCATCTTCGCCTCGGAGCAGCGCTTCCTGATTGGCATCCGTCTCCTGACAGGCGCGATCGCTGGCACCATGGCCGCCCGTGCCTTCACCTATCTTGCCGATCTGATCGTGGAAGCGGCATTGAACGCGGTGATGAAGGA comes from the Rhizobium sp. NXC24 genome and includes:
- a CDS encoding ATP-binding protein; the protein is MSRFRVLFKSTAVRLSALYILLFALCAATLVFYVTAMSERLLTGQIRDAVQQEVNQVKRAYDVGGLNLLLRTMERRARQPGANLYVIASPSGDILAGNVASVQPGVLGEAGWTELPFIYERYTDTGTDPERRHLAIANIFLLDNGLRILIGRDLGEPERFRVLVRQALMLALAIMGLGALVIWFGIGRNALKRIDRMTDASRKIMAGDLSQRLPVGGSGDEFDRMSASLNAMLERIEKLNEGLRQVSDNIAHDLKTPLTRLRNKAAGALDNADSEGRRVALEGIIGESDQLIRTFNALLMISRVEAGSVAAEMTGIDLSSIVADTAELYEPVAEEAGLALTTEIEPDVEVQGNRELIGQAIFNLIDNAVKYASGCPGKQTVVLKLSRTPGAVNLAVADHGPGIPAHQRADVVKRFFRLDESRSKPGTGLGLALVEAVMELHGGRLELSDTDPASANARGLTVTMIFPTQEQ
- a CDS encoding bifunctional [glutamine synthetase] adenylyltransferase/[glutamine synthetase]-adenylyl-L-tyrosine phosphorylase; translation: MTMTESDFLQDVPPGRLRPLNQTELKATLADLKDIATSEPAIAALLGSDSPLRDFIFAALTLSPHLREMANLDPALLVAAISKPLSPQIEVLVAEARRAWLPAQDGAPSPSESEVMSRLRIAKRRASFLIALADLARIFDGRTTTRWLSALAEASISAAIDHLLLSSHEVGKIAVRDPSTPSRGSGLIVLGMGKLGAEELNYSSDIDLVIFFDEMAGVVANPDDAIDIFPRLMRRLVRILQERTADGYVFRTDLRLRPDPGSTPLAIPVDAAMIYYEGRGQNWERAAFIKARAVGGDIAAGQAFIHDLVPFVFRKYLDYAAISDIHSIKRQIHAHKGHGAIAVKGHNVKLGRGGIREIEFFVQTQQLIAGGRMPALRCRATEETLGELTRAKWIDAETRDELTEAYWFLRDVEHRIQMVRDEQTHLLPETDVELKRIAFMMGFSDLSGFSEALVATLKTVERRYARLFEQETKLSTETGNLVFTGQGDDPDTLKTLRRLGFERSSDISHVIRTWHYGRYRATQSVEARERLTELTPELLRVFGESKRADEALLRFDSFISGLPAGIQLFSLLSTNPALLSLIVNIMSSAPRLAEIIAAKPHVFDGMLDPGLMAELPTRDYLAERIKSFLAPAVHYEEVLDRLRIFASEQRFLIGIRLLTGAIAGTMAARAFTYLADLIVEAALNAVMKEIQAAHGDYPGGRVAIVGMGKLGSFELTAGSDIDIILLYDYDDEAGESTGPKPLDATRYFTRITQRLMAALSAPTAEGVLYEVDMRLRPSGNKGPVATRINSFEKYQRGEAWTWEHMALSRARLICGDADLVLNAERIIGEVLSARRDVPKIAKDVAEMRGLIEQEKPPVSIWHLKLIPGGLIDIEFIAQYLRLIAPARGVGIDANGLSTGEALKLLGGSLMDRNDLDLCLEALHLYTELSQLIRLCVDGPFDPDKAPSGLIELVCRAGDCPDIKTLEAELKRLSKAVRKVFQSVVRA